The nucleotide window TGTGAAAGTATACTCACTCTACCACAGCTGGCGCAGGAGCTGGAGCAGGAGCTGGAGCTGCTGGGGGTGGTGCTGCCGAGGTAGGAGCAGTACTAGCAGGTTGGGGCTGCAAAAACATAGCCCACATAAGATGTACTTtcaaaaacaaatataatacTGCTTATTTTTGTATTGTATACCTCATAATGAGTGGCTATATAGTGAACATCTATACGCCTACAATTCACCAGAAAGTATATGCAACTTCATACGTACAATTCCCCAAACAAGAATCCCCCATACATCATTCCGCCCATATTCACAGAAACCTCTTCCTAGATAATGAAAAGCAAACATGCTTCCAAGGTTTgttcattaaggaaaaaaaagaagatgttCTCTATCCATGGAGTCAATAAAAAGATTATCAGAATCACATGCAGAACCAAAGTGAAAAAAGTTCAATCCAAAACAATGATAAAAAACATAGAAAATGAGCTGACTTTACCTGACTTGTGGCTGCACCTTGCTTACTGGAGGCTCCGGCTGGTGAGGCCTTGGGCTGCAATTGTTAATTAGAACATAGTTAAGTAATTAGCATCTgtagtataattataattgtAAGTTTATTAAAAATGCCACATACTTGCTACAACAGTATAGTAATACAATTATAAAAACAACAGACAACTCATAAAACGAAACAACATAAACCAATCAAAGTGAGATACTTAATGGTTATCGCATAACCAACTTGATGCTTAATATTCTCTTTAAGGTTAACAAGTAGACTTCGAAATTCTTTCTTGTAAAGATTGAATAAAATAGTATATATGAGCACAGTTTCATATCTGACAATTACAAATCCTGTcaacaaaaattacaacaccttcatttcttaagcaaTCCCGACAATTGTAAGAAAATCACTCTCACCTTGGTTAACATTATCACAATAAAACTATTTTCAGCAACATTATTTGCTTCTAGAGTTGTGTCATCCTTAAGAACTTTCCCCTGATGAATAAGCATCTGCTGCGGGGCAGGGTACACATCTGCACCCTGTGCCGTCTCTATAATTGTCTTGACATCAGCAACCTGGGAGAAAGGATTAGCACAATAAGTACCACACTGAGCtggaaatcattaaaaaaaaaaggatacaaAAAAGCTGTTGAGTAACCAAAAGTGAATGCATGAGTTGCTTAGTGTCCTGCATATTAAGTGGGCTAAGTAACGAAACAGGAACTTGAAATAAATCAGTTCGATCTTTCATTCATCCAATCCTGTGTAGGCTTGAGACTATCCCATTCACTTATAAACCATGACTTCGAATCAACGTATAAAGGATAAAAGATTTGAGTCCAAATTAACTAAAAAACTAAACGCCCATAGAAGTGCATCCCTACTCCAATAAACATGAACTTCTCCGAGCGATCAAAGCCGAAAAATTCCGCAACAATGTCAATGTTTGACCATAACACTAACGCTAAAGCTACAGAATTTGCACAACTGGACAACAAATTCACTAAAACTTCAAccaaattcaacaattatgcaAACACAAAACAGCGAACAATCAAACAATCTGAACTGAAACTATACCGGGGCGTGAAAAGCCCTAATTAGCATTCAATCCCCAAAAACACTAATTACCCAAAAACTGAAGCGATTAATATCCCAAATTAAGCACAAAAGCAATTGAATTTTCCGTCTCCGATGATTAATTATTGAAAATTTGTATATGCGTGTGTTTATACCGTCTCTTCGGGTTTCACTTCGATCTCGAAGTTGGTGCCCTTCAAAGTCTTGACAAAAACCTTCATCGTCTTCTTCAACTTGTACGATTCGGCCCAATTCGTAGAGTTTCCGCAAGACTTCGATCTCCGGTTGCCGCCGGTCACGTTTtccagagagagaggagagagaaacgcgagagagagagagcaagaaGTCACTGTGATAACGAAAAGCAGTAGTCCTTGTTCTATCGCTTATATAGTAGCTACAGAAAGTAGAAGCACCGATCCACTAAACTGGCGATTTCTCAGGTAGTAGTTCCATAGCCAATGCAATCACGCCACGTGTAAGATAAATGTGTACCTATCGGTGGGGCTTGGGAGATGGTAAAGTTCGGAGAGGATTTGGCTTCGTGAAGAAGAAGTTAGGGAGGATTTGGACCTTGGAGATTACCCAAGTTTGTGATATattttttcgaaaaaaaaaataaaaaaatttacaaaacgATATATTGTTTGGATAGTACTTATTGATACGAATGCATGGGCGTAAGTGAAATGTTTGGAGTTAGAATGAAGATTTTGCCATCATCATCTTCTAGAATCAGTAGGCAAAATCATCAAGGATTCGACTTACGTAATCCTCCCAAGAAGTGGTCtaattcacatttgctaaatTTTATGGGTtgggtaaattttttttattttattttataaacaatAACATTAACggattaaattgttaattgtaAGAAGGGAGGGAAATCGAATGTGCACCAGAGCACATGAACATGATTGTTTTCGCTATTAATGCAACGCGCCATCTGCTATGGCTTGGGTAATTAGATTTTACAATTTTTCATGAAAGCTACAATAAGCTgatatttttcttatttataaCAAGTGTACCGCAAGAATGATCGACATTAAAATTCTCTCTTTTCTATTTTTGGGTGTTTTATATATTGGCCAATTacaatagaaataaaaaaaacagaacAATAAAGTATGATGCACTCAAGGAATATACTCTACTTCTAAGCATTGCAAACATAGATTCTTTTAGCCTCTCGAATGTTTATTAGCTACATATTCATTGTGGGTGGGGTGTACTGTAAGTTTAATATCAAACGGTCTCGTATAATAAACCACTTTAATATTCTATTTAGTTACAATTTCGTACTTTCAAACTcaacaaaaaaacataagaGATGCAAGTTCGACTATTCAAGTAAAATTGTTTCGATATTAGATCACAAGTATGATGTGGTTACGAATTTTTCAACTCGACATATTGTAGTGAATAAAGCCCTTACATGTACATTTTGAAAATGTGGATATTAacctcatttttcttaatttgttttcttgttgAGAATTCATATTGAAATGACAATTTAAAAATCTTACAATCAAATAATGACGATATATTAATCATATAATAACCGCATGTAAAATTCAAGAAAGTGATCATTCTAATAATTGAGGTTTGTTCATCCatacaaacaaatttttaattttatataatcttattttcataaaataaaaagaaaactaatgaaaagggtttgaaaactttgagttttaatgataaggacaaaataaaggataaagtgaatagtatcatgattgactttttagtgtaaaaatgtgatttttcgttaaagtgaacagtactgagagcttttcgttaaagttccctaaaataaatttaattttatatatattttgtttctttagTGTGTTGAATCCAATTCCTAAAGAATAAAATGGAGGTCCAAAGGACCGTAGGCACAAACAAAACGCGGCGGCCCAACTTTCGGAACGGAGGCCCAGCCCAACAACACAAAACCTAGGAATTAAAAAAACAAGCGTCCCCAAAATACCAAAGCTTTCGCATTACTCGACTCTTCTTCTCCGTTCGCTCAAGGATTTTGTCTCTGAACTCAATTCAGGTACACAGATTCTCTCATCGGTTCTTCGTTTGGGCACCAATAAAGTCTCGAACTTGAAACTATTGAATTAGTTCGCATGTTGTTATCCACCGCCTGAGGAACCGACAGAAATGTAGGATTGCCAGTTAACTAACTGACTTCAAATCTTGTCAAACATCctcaatttttatttgttttttttattgtgtttgAATTTTTCGTAGTTTCCTGTGTCGTGGATTTGTTATGGTGTTAACGTTTGCCATATTTGTCGTATCTGTAACGGATTTCATGCATGAAATGTTTGACTGGTGAAAGAATGGTTAATGTTTGATGCTGAATTGTACTTCTGATGATGTTTGCGTATCTGGGTTCGATTTAGTTGATGTTCattggaaaattttcattattttatcttacaagttatttttctttttcgatCTTCGATTTTTATTACTAAGAGATAAATTTTTGTGGTGATTTAGACTGCCAGATAGCCCGAAAAACCGGTGATTGGAAGTGTTTGATTTATACACTGAGCAAACgaaatgaaggaagaagaagtgaATAGATGCCAGATACAGGAATGGTACCCGAAGTTTAAATCCGTGTCTATCAGAACCCGAATTCATGAGCTTCCTGAATCCTTTGTCCAGTACCTTCTCGATGATTCGGGCCCCTTCCTTCTCCCTGTTTCAATCTCAAATGATGATGCATTTCCTAATAGAATTCATAATCCGGAGGAGGAAGACGACTATCAAGTATCAGAAGGGTCTGGTGATGAGTCGGAGCAGCCTTCTCTGCCGCCCTCTTTCCCTGAGCTTGAGTTGGAGATCAAGGAATCGATTGAGTCCCTTGGAGGGTCTGTGTTCCCTAAGCTGAACTGGAGTGCACCAAAAGACTCGGCTTGGATCAGCACAACTGGGAGTCTCAGATGCTCTTCGTTCAGTGAGATTGTGCTCTTGCTACGATCGTCTGACTCATTGGTCCACGATCTGTGTCACGCGTATGATTCCTGCAGTGACAAAACCTCATCAAGGCCTAGGAGTTTCTTCCTTGCACTTCGGAAATGGTACCAATCTCTCAAGCCAGAGATGGAGTTCCGTTGCTTTGTACGAAATCAGAACTTAGTTGGAATTTCCCAACGTGAGGTCACTACTTGTTATCCTGCTCTGATTGAAAAGAAAGACAGCCTTCAAGCGTTGATCGAAGACTTTTTCTTGGAGAATTTGATGTCGAGATTTGAATCAGAAAACTACACCTTTGATGTCTATGTGACAAAGGATGATCGCGTAAAGGTTGTGGATTTCAACCCATGGGGCGCATTTACGCTACCTCTGCTGTATACGTGGGAGGAATTGGATCAGACTCATAGTGAACAAGGAGATGGTGTCGACTTCAGAGTTGTAGAGAGCCAGTTATCTGTTAGGCCAGGTTTGAAGACAGCAGTGCCGTTTGATTATTTGGACACTGGCACCGGGAGTGGCTGGGATCAAGTTATCAGAAATGCTAATGAAGACTTGCAGCAACAAACTAGGAATGCTCAAGCAGGTGCTTAAGGTCATCATCGGTTCGATCTTTCAGGTTCAAGTTCCCTAAGTAAGCAACAAACTGTTGCAGTGATAGTTTTTGTGTTTATTACTATTATCCTAGATCTTCATCAATGCTAATCTGTTGATGCATCTCTTAAGATCGGTAAGTTTTAGAGTTTCCATTTCAATACATCTTAAATTTCTTGTTGGATTAGGTCAATGTAGTTCGAAATTTGTTTGTGGTTTGATGGCTCCTACTTCCTGTGCGTCCTTCTGATCTGCAGTGTGTGTTAGCCCGAATTCTCATCAACTTATATAAACTTAGTCccatgttttaagttttaatctcAGCCTCCCTTTCCTTAATTTAGCCAAAATTTCAACTGTTGCTATTTGAAAGATATGAAGATGTTGAAATCGATATTTAGACTAAACACTTCTTGGCTCCTTAGTTCGTACGGTCAAGGACTCATACCTCACCACCTGCAAATCACAGACTGATATACATTAG belongs to Malus sylvestris chromosome 17, drMalSylv7.2, whole genome shotgun sequence and includes:
- the LOC126610050 gene encoding uncharacterized protein LOC126610050, whose protein sequence is MKEEEVNRCQIQEWYPKFKSVSIRTRIHELPESFVQYLLDDSGPFLLPVSISNDDAFPNRIHNPEEEDDYQVSEGSGDESEQPSLPPSFPELELEIKESIESLGGSVFPKLNWSAPKDSAWISTTGSLRCSSFSEIVLLLRSSDSLVHDLCHAYDSCSDKTSSRPRSFFLALRKWYQSLKPEMEFRCFVRNQNLVGISQREVTTCYPALIEKKDSLQALIEDFFLENLMSRFESENYTFDVYVTKDDRVKVVDFNPWGAFTLPLLYTWEELDQTHSEQGDGVDFRVVESQLSVRPGLKTAVPFDYLDTGTGSGWDQVIRNANEDLQQQTRNAQAGA